CCATCAGGAAGTGCTGGTAGTCACAATGGATTAAAGTCTGTTGTGTCGATGCTAAATAATCAGAATTTTCTTAGGGTTAGAGTTGGAATAGGTAAGCCGCCAGAGAACTGGGATTTGGTTAATTATGTTTTGGGAAAGTTTAACGAGGATGAACAAAAGGATTTTTGTAAGGTAGTTCAAAATGCTAAAGATGCTGTAAAGTGTATAATAAATTCGGATATAAATTCGGCGATGAATGTATTTAACAAAAGATCATAGAGTTATTTATGTTTGTGGATTATGTGTAAGTATAGATAGATTATTAGTAGCATAAAAAGTAGTGGAGGGTAAAAAATGTATAAAGTTTACAACAGACAGACCAAAAAGTATGATACATTGTCAGAACCCAATAGGTGGCTGGCCTTTCTATATGACACAGTGATAGGGAGAGTGTTATTGGGTTTGTTAACCAAGAGAATATTTTCTAGTATAGTTGGCATGTACATGAGTAGCAGCGTGTCGAAATGGAGAATAAAAAGATTTATAGAGAAAAATAATATAGATATGAGCGAGTATCAAGCTGAATCGTATAGAAGTTTCAATGATTTTTTTATAAGAAAGATAAAACCAGAGCGAAGATTGATAGATAAGAAAAAAGATGTTTTGATAGCGGTTTCAGATGCAAGAATTTTAAGATATAAGGTGACGCCTAAATTGACACTTAATATAAAAAACAGTACCTATACAGTGGAAGAATTAATAAAGGATAAAAGAGAGGCAAGAGAGTACATGGGTGGAGAGTGCCTTGTGCTAAGGCTTGATGTGGATGATTATCATAGATATGTGTATTTAGACGAGGGACAGGTTGTAGCGTCAAGGAAGATAAATGGAGTATTTCATACCGTAAATCCTATATCAGATGGTAAGTACAAAGTGTATGCACAAAACACCAGAGAATGGGTAAAAATCAAAACAGAAAACTTTGGAGATATTATACAAATGGAAGTAGGCGCGATGTGTGTAGGTAGAATAAGAAATTTTGTTCATGAGAAAGTGTCTAGGGGGCAAGAAAAGGGTTACTTCGAGTTTGGAGGTTCTACAATAATTATTTTATTTAAAAAAGATGCAGTTTGTATAGATCAGGATATAGTAGATAACTCATTTGTGGGTATCGAAACCATAGTAAAGCAAGGAGAAAAAATAGGAGTTAAGGCGTAAGCAATGAGAGTCGCAAGAGTTTGTGCTGATGTTGGGCAAGACCTTGCGATATCTACATTGCATAGGTTTTTGTTGCCATTAGGTCAAGGCTCTAGAGGGTAGCCATAGCGCCTTTTGCCTCGTGTTTGAATACCACCGATGCCTTTTTCTCCAGTGATAGTGGATCGGATTACTTCTTCTGGAGCAACTATTCTGTCTACCCCAGCACTTGCAACGGTTTGGCATATAAATACAGGGTCTAGTGCATGTATCAATACACGCAGGGGAGAGCTTGCGAAATTTGCACCAGCCTTTATTATGTTTATATACATTGATTGACAGGCCCCTGCGAATATTACTAAATTATCAACGTTTTTCTCGTATTCACGTGCTACTTTGACTGCATCGACGAAGTACTTTGATGTGCGGTAGTTGGATATATTATTGTAGCCGTTTTTAGATTTTATTACGCCGTCGTGTCCGGTTAAAACCAATATATCAGGTTTGTATTTTTTAAGTAGGCGAAGTATTTCAGATGGTTGGTCTTTTTCAGGTACATATACACCAATTGCGTTTAGATTGTTTTTCTTGTATTGGTCAATACAAATTTTTAAGTAAGAATCATCGCCATCTACATGGAGTATCTTGCAGTTGGTGACAAAGT
The Clostridiales bacterium genome window above contains:
- a CDS encoding aminoacyl-tRNA hydrolase, yielding PSGSAGSHNGLKSVVSMLNNQNFLRVRVGIGKPPENWDLVNYVLGKFNEDEQKDFCKVVQNAKDAVKCIINSDINSAMNVFNKRS
- a CDS encoding phosphatidylserine decarboxylase, with protein sequence MYKVYNRQTKKYDTLSEPNRWLAFLYDTVIGRVLLGLLTKRIFSSIVGMYMSSSVSKWRIKRFIEKNNIDMSEYQAESYRSFNDFFIRKIKPERRLIDKKKDVLIAVSDARILRYKVTPKLTLNIKNSTYTVEELIKDKREAREYMGGECLVLRLDVDDYHRYVYLDEGQVVASRKINGVFHTVNPISDGKYKVYAQNTREWVKIKTENFGDIIQMEVGAMCVGRIRNFVHEKVSRGQEKGYFEFGGSTIIILFKKDAVCIDQDIVDNSFVGIETIVKQGEKIGVKA
- the yabG gene encoding sporulation peptidase YabG, with the protein product MQNINIGDVVTRKSYGSDILFKVVDKKEVDSTTNYILKGICYRLEADALESDLLLQPKNKISEYTRNMLVQADKKNIELKMAGRYKRHPIKYKNSLRQNFVTNCKILHVDGDDSYLKICIDQYKKNNLNAIGVYVPEKDQPSEILRLLKKYKPDILVLTGHDGVIKSKNGYNNISNYRTSKYFVDAVKVAREYEKNVDNLVIFAGACQSMYINIIKAGANFASSPLRVLIHALDPVFICQTVASAGVDRIVAPEEVIRSTITGEKGIGGIQTRGKRRYGYPLEP